The sequence AAGCCAGCAAGCTGAACGAGGCCATGAAAACGTTGGAAGCCCGCTTGGGCCGCACGCCCACTGAGATCGAAATGGCCGCCTACATGCAAATCTCGGTGCCGGAACTGGAAAAGATGATGTTGGAGGCCAACGCCGTCAATCTCATCAGTCTGAACAAAAAATGGTACGAGACCGACAGCTACAAGGACGTGCGCGAAATCGACATTCTGGAAGACAAACGCGGCGAAGATCCCACCCGCCGCATTCAAAAAACCGACCTGATGCGGCTCGTGACCAAAGGCCTGAACCGCAACGAACGGTTGATCATTATTCTGTACTACTACGAAGAGCTGACGATGAAGGAAATCGGCGCCACGCTCGATCTTTCCGAAAGCCGCGTCAGCCAAATGCACAGCTCCATTGTGCAACGCTTGCAAAATCAACTGTGCCGCCGCCGGCCGGAATTTGCGACGTAAGCCCTGATGAGCTCGATCTCAACCGGACGGATTTTGCAAAAGTAGACGTTCCACCAAGTGCTGCAATCCGGGTAAATCGTCCGTTGCGATGACGGCCTCATAGGCTGTTTCAGAAAGATCGCCCTGCAAGGCAAATTCAACCGCGTTGGCTGCCCGAGCAAGGGAGAAAGCGGCTGTCACTTCCTCTTCCGACGCCGTCCCCGCTTCTGCGCTTTCTTGCAGCGTAAAGTAGGCTTCGTCTAACTCTTCCACAAGCGATTGAACTAAGTTGGGCTGCGCACTGGAAATGTCGTTGGGAAGCACTGGATGCGACAGGCCGGTTTGGTCAACTGCCCAGGCAGCAATTGCCAAGCTGATCGACATACGTTTGCTGGAGGCTACTTTGTTGATCGTGCCGTCCAGTTCCTTCGATACGGTCGAAAGTCTTGAAATTGTCATCGCAGGGCAACACGGCGTTATTTGAACAGGATGTGAATCAGCACCATCAACAATACAATAATGGCCAGCGCTGCGGCCGAGTAAAGCAGCCAATCTTGCGACCATTTGCGTCGCGGCGGCGCCAGCCAGTAATCGGATTTGTCCGGTATCGTTTCCTCCGAGAGGGCGGCAAACGGCTCCGTCGCTTGCGAGCCCTGGCTTAAACTTTCTTCCAATTGCCAATCGGTTTCCGGCAGCGCGGAAAATGGTTCGCCGCCGTCGGATTCCTCCGTGAGGGGAATGGTCGAGGAGAAGGGGAGCAATTCGCGTTCCATGGGGTTGCCGATCGCTGGCGGCGTATCGACACGATCCTCCGCCCACGGCGCCAACCGGCGGACCACTTCGGCGGCCGTCTGAATGCGCTGGGCCACGTTTTTGTCCATCATGGCCGCAATCACTTCCACAAAGGCGTCGCTCAAATCGGGATTCAACCGCCGCGGATGCAGCGGCATGTCTTCCAAGTGCCGCCGGGTTTTGTCACGCGTGCCCCCGCCGGTGTAGGGTACCTTGCCGGTCACCGCGTAATACAACGTGCAACCCAGCGAATACACATCGCTGGCGGCCGTCACCTGGCGCGGCGTGAGTATTTGCTCCGGCGATAAATAATCGGCCGTCCCCACGATTTTCCCCGCCCGCGGATCGGTCTCGGTATCGTTCAGCCAGGCGGCCAATCCCAAATCCGAAACTTTGGTGATGCCCTCGGGCGTGACCAGCAAATTTCCCGGCTTCACGTCGCGATGGATCAGCCCCTGTTCGTGGGCGTGCCCCAACCCCTTCGCCGCCTGCGTGATGATCGTGGCGGCCGCCTTCATGGTGAGCGGGCCATGGATGCGCACATATTTTCGCAAATCGATGGCGGGCACATATTCAGTGACCAGGTAATACACGTTGCCGTCGTGGCCGGCATCGTACGCTTGGACCAAATTGACGTGCTGCAACCGGGCCTGAGAGCGAATTTCGTGCATGAAGCTGGCGGTGGCGGCCGGCGTCGATTTGTGAAGCGGCAGCACTTTCACCGCCACAATCCGCCCCATGATTGTGTGTTCCGCCTTGAACACCTCCCCCATGCCGCCGTGGCCAATCGGTTCCAAGATGCGATATTGCCCAAGCTTCAACTTGGTTAAGCCGGAAAGCAGTTGCTTGGCCTGATAGGGCGTGAGTTTGTTTTCGGCAACGAGCCTGTCGGCCAATTCCTGTTCGGCAATTTCGACCTGCGCGGCGCTCCGCCCGCCGCTGCGTTCGGTCCACAGTGCGACAATCACCTGGTCCAGCTCGGCCGGGGTCACCAGGCCGCTGGTCAGGACGCACGTGCGGAAATTTTTCTTTTTGCGTTCCACGTGGAGCAGTAGTTAGAAGGCAGCGTACGGTGGAGAGAGATGAGGGTTCAGGGTTCAGATATTGGCAGCGTTCCTTACACGGCGAACTGTTTCCACGATTTTGGCGCTGGGGCGGTGATTTCCAGCAGCGTTTTTTTGACCGGATGTTCAATCACGACCCGGCGACAATGCAGGGCGATGCCCCCGGCAAATAACCGGCCCGATCCGTACTTTTTATCTCCAATTAACGGATGGCCCCGCACAGATAATTGTACTCGAATTTGATGTTTTCGTCCCGTTTCCAGCATCACTTCCAGTAAGCTGGCATCAGGCAATGCTTTCAGACGGCGGTATTTCAGCCGGGCCTCCTGCGGCCGGCCGGCCGCCGATTTTGTTGATGGTCCACGTTCGCCTATCGCGGGCTGTGAAACGGTTACAATTCGCTGGTGTCGTTCATCCTTCGCCAGCCAGTCGACACACTCGGCGGCCGGGGGGTCGATTTTTCCTTCCACCCAGGCCCAGTACAATTTTTCCACTCGCCGGCTGCGAAATTGCTGATTGAGCCGGGCGGCCGCCTTCGACGTGCGGGCAAAAACAACCACGCCGCTGACCGGCGAATCGAGCCGGCTAACGACCCCCAAATATACGTTGCCCGGCTTGCGGTATTTGCGCCGCAAATAATCCTTGGCCTGCATCACCAGGCCGTCGCCCCCCGCCGCCGCGCCTTGCGTCGGCAAACCCGGCGGCTTGGCCACAGCCAGCAAGTGATTGTCTTCGTAGAGAATTTCGAGCGGCACGGGAGCGGATGTAGAAAGTAGGATGTAGAAAGTAGAATGGTTGCAATCGACGTCCGACAAATTCTACTTTCTAAATTCTACATTCTACATGCCGTCTTCTGTCCCCAAGTTGATTTTAGCCAGCCGTTCGCCACGGCGGCGAGAGTTGTTGGCCGAAGCAGGTTACCAATTCGAAGTCGTCGCGCCCCACGAAAATGTCGAATGCGGCGTGTG comes from Pirellulales bacterium and encodes:
- a CDS encoding RNA pseudouridine synthase, translated to MPLEILYEDNHLLAVAKPPGLPTQGAAAGGDGLVMQAKDYLRRKYRKPGNVYLGVVSRLDSPVSGVVVFARTSKAAARLNQQFRSRRVEKLYWAWVEGKIDPPAAECVDWLAKDERHQRIVTVSQPAIGERGPSTKSAAGRPQEARLKYRRLKALPDASLLEVMLETGRKHQIRVQLSVRGHPLIGDKKYGSGRLFAGGIALHCRRVVIEHPVKKTLLEITAPAPKSWKQFAV
- a CDS encoding FliA/WhiG family RNA polymerase sigma factor, producing MATVVAQDDIQELWHKFKLDITNQELRNRLVEQYLPLVKYNGERIWARLPEGVELDDLVSAGVFGLMDAIDAFDLSRGVKFETYCVPRIRGAMLDELRTMDWVPRLVRSKASKLNEAMKTLEARLGRTPTEIEMAAYMQISVPELEKMMLEANAVNLISLNKKWYETDSYKDVREIDILEDKRGEDPTRRIQKTDLMRLVTKGLNRNERLIIILYYYEELTMKEIGATLDLSESRVSQMHSSIVQRLQNQLCRRRPEFAT
- a CDS encoding serine/threonine-protein kinase, with the translated sequence MERKKKNFRTCVLTSGLVTPAELDQVIVALWTERSGGRSAAQVEIAEQELADRLVAENKLTPYQAKQLLSGLTKLKLGQYRILEPIGHGGMGEVFKAEHTIMGRIVAVKVLPLHKSTPAATASFMHEIRSQARLQHVNLVQAYDAGHDGNVYYLVTEYVPAIDLRKYVRIHGPLTMKAAATIITQAAKGLGHAHEQGLIHRDVKPGNLLVTPEGITKVSDLGLAAWLNDTETDPRAGKIVGTADYLSPEQILTPRQVTAASDVYSLGCTLYYAVTGKVPYTGGGTRDKTRRHLEDMPLHPRRLNPDLSDAFVEVIAAMMDKNVAQRIQTAAEVVRRLAPWAEDRVDTPPAIGNPMERELLPFSSTIPLTEESDGGEPFSALPETDWQLEESLSQGSQATEPFAALSEETIPDKSDYWLAPPRRKWSQDWLLYSAAALAIIVLLMVLIHILFK